A single window of Solanum dulcamara chromosome 5, daSolDulc1.2, whole genome shotgun sequence DNA harbors:
- the LOC129890120 gene encoding uncharacterized protein At5g41620-like codes for MKSGEGPAEKQENLGEKLKKIGKRGGHTTPVIPFLKLQQYHNNNHQKSVVVVQESDIGETPFQNSCVSARKLAAILWELHQYKIPFSEMHHHHQGTHVNSNNVPPSRIRRLQPYRHHRHHLYEDSRAFEHPDPSPSSPDLPGSAGSLRRHVAASLMQHHRAIERTNHAIQPVSPASYGSSMEIAPYNAAVTPSSSIDLKGRIGETGYSLKTSTELLKVLNRIWGLEEQHVSNMSHVKALKKELDHARVRIKELVRDQQVDRHEIDELMKQITEDKVIRKSKEQDRISAAIQSVRDELEDERKLRKRSESLHRRLARELYEVKTSLANASKEWDKEKKSRQLLEDLCDEFAWGIRHYEQELHSVRQRSDKDWNERTNSDQLILHISEAWIDERMQTKTEPQYGQGDKSSIIEKFRSEIETFLKTKQTGIRNNVNLGDPTYRRGSLDSIPLNVAGSAPQDEGDEEDSVSSDSHCFELQKPSAADLRSRENCAKEKSAEETIRPNYILRKPALHERSKGSSVPNLQVKFEEQMAWAALPSERRNEFDDNDLGETSEKKQVEISTSNKFEICEVTEEGSSGKKNKADGTPGVNSNYMIDELIRSHYLLSESGNMPPENDYEFASYGTSVRRAQASPVRQWTEKLPSHENISESLTKLPPDLKENTLKAKLMEARTRGQRSRSRLKGTKISL; via the exons ATGAAAAGTGGAGAAGGGCCAGCAGAAAAGCAAGAAAATTTAGGGGAAAAGTTGAAGAAAATAGGGAAAAGAGGGGGACACACTACACCAGTAATACCCTTTTTGAAGCTCCAAcaatatcataataataatcatcaaaaaagtgttgttgttgttcaagAAAGTGATATTGGAGAAACCCCTTTTCAGAATTCTTGTGTTTCTGCTAGAAAACTTGCTGCAATTCTTTGGGAGCTTCATCAATACAAGATACCTTTTTCTGAAATGCATCACCACCACCAGGGTACTCATGTTAATAGTAATAATGTTCCTCCTTCAAGAATCCGCCGTCTTCAGCCCTATCGCCACCATAGACACCATCTTTATGAGGATAGTAGGGCTTTTGAGCATCCTGATCCTTCACCAAGTTCACCTGACCTG CCAGGAAGTGCTGGCAGTTTGAGGAGGCATGTTGCTGCATCGTTGATGCAACATCATCGAGCGATTGAAAGGACTAATCATGCGATTCAACCTGTATCTCCTGCAAGCTATGGCAGTTCGATGGAG ATTGCACCTTACAACGCTGCAGTTACACCTTCTAGTTCTATAGACTTGAAAGGGAGGATTGGAGAGACAGGCTACAGCCTCAAAACATCTACAGAACTACTAAAAGTACTAAATAGAATCTGGGGCCTGGAAGAGCAGCATGTGTCCAACATGTCACACGTGAAAGCATTAAAGAAAGAACTTGATCATGCTCGTGTGCGGATCAAGGAGTTGGTGCGAGATCAGCAAGTGGATAGACATGAAATAGATGAATTGATGAAGCAGATAACAGAGGATAAAGTTATAAGGAAAAGTAAGGAGCAAGATCGAATTAGTGCTGCTATTCAGTCTGTCAGAGATGAACTGGAAGATGAAAGAAAGCTAAGAAAACGCTCAGAGAGCTTGCATCGGAGATTAGCTAGAGAGCTTTATGAGGTGAAAACGTCTCTTGCCAATGCTTCGAAAGAGTGGGACAAAGAGAAAAAGTCTCGACAACTTCTGGAAGACCTTTGTGATGAGTTTGCTTGGGGAATAAGACATTATGAACAGGAATTGCATTCTGTTAGACAGAGATCAGACAAGGATTGGAATGAAAGGACTAATAGCGATCAACTAATTCTGCACATCTCCGAAGCATGGATTGATGAACGGATGCAGACAAAAACGGAACCTCAATATGGTCAAGGTGATAAAAGCTCAATCATAGAGAAATTCAGGTCTGAAATAGAGACATTCCTTAAAACCAAACAAACCGGTATAAGGAATAATGTTAACTTAGGGGATCCCACCTACCGAAGAGGTTCTCTGGATTCCATCCCTCTTAATGTTGCTGGCAGTGCTCCACAAGATGAGGGCGATGAAGAAGATTCTGTTAGCAGTGATTCACATTGTTTTGAGTTGCAAAAACCAAGTGCGGCTGACTTGAGATCCCGCGAAAATTGTGCAAAGGAAAAGAGTGCTGAAGAAACAATAAGGCCTAATTACATATTGAGGAAACCTGCATTACACGAAAGGTCAAAAGGTAGCAGCGTGCCCAATTTGCAGGTGAAGTTTGAAGAACAGATGGCCTGGGCTGCATTACCAAGTGAAAGAAGGAACGAGTTTGACGATAATGATCTAGGAGAAACTAGTGAAAAGAAACAAGTTGAAATAAGCACTTCGAACAAGTTCGAGATATGTGAAGTAACAGAAGAAGGTAGTTctgggaaaaaaaataaagctgATGGAACTCCTGGAGTTAACTCAAATTATATGATTGATGAATTAATTAGAAGCCATTATTTATTGTCAGAAAGTGGAAACATGCCACCTGAAAATGATTATGAGTTTGCTTCTTATGGTACTTCTGTTAGAAGGGCTCAAGCTAGTCCGGTCAGGCAATGGACGGAGAAGCTTCCTTCACATGAGAACATATCCGAGTCATTAACTAAATTGCCACCAGATTTAAAGGAGAACACTTTGAAGGCCAAGTTAATGGAAGCAAGAACAAGGGGTCAACGTTCACGGTCACGATTAAAAGGTACCAAGATCTCCCTCTAG